A stretch of the Duncaniella dubosii genome encodes the following:
- a CDS encoding haloacid dehalogenase-like hydrolase, with the protein MVNGYESLTRVDREIPCVVVDLDGTLLQGNSFRMFIRFLVGRLKERGAYTSLAKVIGLLAARKAGVISHVAMKYPIHRLGTQAMSDRDLTEFASQLAGALNPRLVRELDRLRSEGARIVLATAAPDLYIPYLFRHLNFDEWIATPLSGAYDGYVETRGETKRRLVCALAGERGWNVEAVVTDHDDDLPLLLLPFVRRILVNPTCTLKCALDTAGLDYEVF; encoded by the coding sequence ATGGTCAATGGATATGAAAGCCTGACACGTGTGGATCGGGAGATTCCATGTGTCGTTGTCGATCTTGACGGCACTCTGCTGCAGGGAAATTCATTCAGGATGTTCATCCGCTTTCTTGTCGGGCGTCTTAAAGAGCGCGGAGCATACACTTCGCTTGCTAAGGTGATAGGGCTCCTTGCTGCCAGAAAAGCAGGGGTGATAAGCCATGTGGCCATGAAATATCCGATCCACCGTCTCGGCACGCAGGCCATGTCAGACAGGGATCTGACTGAATTTGCCTCTCAGCTCGCCGGCGCGCTTAATCCACGGCTGGTTCGTGAACTTGACCGGCTGAGGTCGGAGGGAGCAAGGATTGTGCTCGCCACCGCCGCCCCTGACCTGTATATCCCTTATCTGTTCAGACATCTGAATTTCGATGAGTGGATAGCGACTCCGCTTAGTGGCGCGTATGACGGCTATGTCGAGACTCGCGGAGAGACCAAACGTCGTCTTGTCTGCGCTCTTGCCGGGGAGAGGGGCTGGAATGTCGAGGCTGTGGTGACCGATCATGACGATGACCTGCCCTTGCTGCTGTTGCCGTTTGTCCGCCGTATTCTGGTCAATCCTACGTGCACACTCAAGTGTGCACTCGATACGGCGGGACTGGACTATGAGGTGTTCTGA
- a CDS encoding phosphoribosyltransferase has protein sequence MAVVGKIVDVVRKNSKKNMKVVTLDSRRFAVACRMLAEVVEGDKFMPELMVGIRTGGEYVAREMLGEFPGARLAVVELQRPSTRHKGLVAGLLPLLPARVLDFMRMVEARLLALRPRRRVGRVEIPEEITALGARRILVVDDAVDSGVTLEAVVSSLREACPSAQVRSAVITVTTSRPVISPDYALYRNKTLIRFPWSMDMKA, from the coding sequence ATGGCGGTAGTAGGAAAAATCGTTGATGTAGTAAGAAAAAATAGTAAGAAGAATATGAAGGTTGTTACTTTAGACAGCAGGCGTTTCGCAGTTGCCTGCCGGATGCTTGCCGAAGTTGTGGAGGGCGATAAATTTATGCCCGAGCTTATGGTTGGCATACGGACTGGAGGCGAGTATGTGGCAAGAGAGATGCTCGGCGAATTTCCCGGAGCCCGGCTGGCTGTAGTGGAGTTGCAGCGCCCGTCGACACGTCATAAGGGACTCGTGGCAGGATTGCTCCCCCTGCTTCCGGCACGCGTGCTCGATTTCATGAGGATGGTCGAGGCCCGTCTGCTCGCACTCAGACCTCGCAGGAGGGTAGGGCGCGTGGAGATTCCTGAGGAAATAACCGCCCTTGGGGCAAGGAGGATTCTGGTGGTCGACGATGCCGTCGACAGCGGTGTGACACTTGAAGCCGTTGTCAGCTCTCTGCGTGAGGCGTGTCCGTCGGCACAGGTGCGTTCGGCTGTGATAACCGTGACGACCTCGCGGCCTGTCATCTCTCCCGACTATGCTCTTTATCGTAATAAAACTTTAATACGTTTTCCATGGTCAATGGATATGAAAGCCTGA
- a CDS encoding glycosyltransferase family 2 protein: protein MVSIIIPAFNAEKYLRECLDSAVGQTCRDIEIIVVDDGSTDSTGRIIAEYAARDNRVRPLVQPQSGVSAARNAALRIAGGEWVSFLDSDDVLYPNSIELLLGAAHVSGCDLVYGGWRRGVEFRQIDGSRSDAAPRVCDRLDVIEKVLYQSEGIVPAPWGKLYRRERLRDVCFDEGCIYEDLDLFYKVEGRDGKIAVIDAPVYFYRDTPGSLTNRFSPARLDVLKVTSRLEDFMAKNCPGLLPAARDRRLSANFNMYCLLAIHDRNGEYARISHECWQLIRRYRRESLLNPHVRMKNKLGILVSYLGERMLKAVSPLVYGGSRKNR from the coding sequence ATGGTCTCAATAATCATCCCGGCTTTCAACGCTGAAAAATATCTCAGGGAATGTCTCGACAGTGCTGTCGGGCAGACCTGTCGCGATATTGAAATCATAGTTGTCGACGACGGTTCGACAGACTCGACAGGCAGGATTATTGCGGAATATGCCGCTCGCGACAACCGTGTGCGGCCGCTTGTCCAACCGCAGTCGGGAGTGTCGGCCGCCCGCAATGCGGCCTTGCGCATTGCCGGGGGCGAATGGGTGAGCTTTCTTGACAGCGACGATGTTCTCTATCCCAACAGCATAGAACTGCTGCTCGGAGCGGCGCATGTGAGCGGTTGCGACCTTGTTTATGGCGGATGGCGGCGTGGAGTCGAGTTCAGACAGATTGATGGATCCCGGAGCGATGCCGCGCCACGGGTCTGCGACCGGCTTGATGTCATTGAAAAAGTGCTCTATCAGTCTGAAGGCATTGTCCCTGCTCCGTGGGGGAAGCTTTACCGTCGCGAACGTCTGCGCGATGTGTGCTTCGACGAGGGTTGTATCTATGAGGATCTCGACCTTTTCTATAAGGTCGAAGGCCGCGACGGAAAGATTGCCGTCATCGACGCTCCTGTCTATTTCTACCGTGACACTCCCGGCAGTCTTACGAACCGGTTTTCTCCTGCGCGCCTCGATGTGCTGAAGGTCACATCGCGCCTTGAGGATTTTATGGCCAAGAATTGTCCCGGGCTTCTTCCCGCGGCTCGCGACCGTCGGTTAAGCGCCAATTTCAACATGTATTGTCTGCTTGCCATTCATGACCGGAATGGAGAATACGCGCGGATTTCTCACGAATGCTGGCAGCTCATCAGACGCTATCGGCGCGAGAGTCTGCTGAATCCGCATGTCAGGATGAAAAACAAACTTGGGATTCTCGTTTCATATCTCGGGGAGCGCATGCTGAAAGCCGTATCGCCTTTGGTCTATGGCGGTAGTAGGAAAAATCGTTGA
- a CDS encoding ORF6N domain-containing protein produces the protein MENLVNYKEIENAIIGLRGLRVILDADVARFYGAQTKEINQAVRNNPDKFPDGYVLPLDKTETEDLQSKFLTANLSAKSRALRTPSNAKRIEERIKGIISSYGLNNHPGFQR, from the coding sequence ATGGAAAATTTAGTGAATTATAAAGAAATAGAGAATGCCATCATCGGGTTGCGCGGTTTGCGCGTGATACTCGATGCTGATGTGGCTCGCTTTTATGGCGCACAGACAAAAGAAATTAATCAGGCTGTCAGGAATAATCCTGATAAATTTCCTGATGGCTATGTTTTGCCTCTTGATAAGACCGAAACAGAGGATTTGCAATCAAAATTTTTGACCGCAAATCTTTCTGCGAAATCGAGGGCGTTGCGCACACCGTCAAACGCAAAAAGAATTGAGGAGCGGATTAAAGGTATTATCTCGTCTTATGGTCTCAATAATCATCCCGGCTTTCAACGCTGA
- a CDS encoding lipocalin-like domain-containing protein: MKKILLLILLAIIMFASAPVHASGWDINDILGNLGSKGSSTTEQTDSQQTKSSGGLGDLLSGVANKLGIGSSSLTIDKIAGTWKYSGPAVTFKSDNLLLKAGGAAAATQVEAKLEPYYKTAGFTSLVMTIAEDSTFTFKARLINLGGSISKDASSGNFIFTFKALKSVNIGSMESYIVMNGDKMELTFDVSKLMVLIEKAGSLTGNNTLKGVSAILNQYDGMTAGFELQRQK, from the coding sequence ATGAAAAAAATTCTCCTTCTTATTCTCCTTGCGATCATCATGTTTGCCAGTGCTCCCGTCCATGCTTCGGGATGGGATATAAACGATATACTCGGAAATCTTGGTTCGAAAGGCTCATCCACGACCGAACAGACCGATTCGCAGCAGACCAAATCCTCAGGTGGTCTCGGCGATCTGCTGTCGGGTGTCGCAAACAAGCTTGGCATCGGTTCTTCGTCATTGACCATCGATAAAATCGCGGGTACATGGAAATATTCAGGACCTGCGGTCACATTCAAAAGCGACAATCTTTTGCTTAAGGCCGGAGGTGCGGCGGCTGCAACTCAGGTTGAAGCCAAGCTCGAACCATATTACAAGACCGCCGGCTTCACCTCGCTTGTGATGACAATAGCCGAAGACTCTACGTTTACGTTCAAGGCTCGTCTGATAAATCTTGGAGGTTCGATTTCAAAGGATGCCTCGTCGGGAAATTTTATCTTCACGTTTAAGGCTCTGAAGTCAGTCAACATCGGATCGATGGAAAGCTATATAGTCATGAACGGCGACAAGATGGAGCTGACCTTTGACGTGAGCAAGCTTATGGTGCTGATTGAAAAGGCCGGAAGCCTCACAGGAAATAACACCCTCAAAGGTGTGTCTGCCATCCTTAACCAGTATGATGGAATGACTGCCGGATTCGAGCTGCAACGTCAGAAGTAG
- a CDS encoding DUF4493 domain-containing protein, with product MFICPALFSISCSDDKTIVSAGTGRLSLNIEIDNTFYYPDGAVVGAPEFLLPEIAQTGVFMRSVAGSYSHVWSSFTDFPQDDIYYTGSYHLQAFYGYEQEGFDCPYYSAVADIDILPGQTLHQDMALRPVSTANTVAFDPEMSAGFKSVRAYLHAEGGGYFGYDTACDDVLYLLPGHTSVYLELTMPDGREVGYKAFEIAQTESGVLYEYRFTIDSSGGYPVVTCTVGSESVSRTIDSAFIAAMPLN from the coding sequence GTGTTTATCTGTCCCGCTCTTTTCTCTATCTCCTGTTCTGACGATAAGACAATTGTCAGCGCAGGAACGGGACGTCTGTCACTCAACATAGAAATTGACAACACATTCTACTATCCTGACGGAGCGGTAGTCGGAGCACCTGAGTTTTTGTTGCCTGAGATAGCTCAGACAGGTGTCTTTATGCGGTCAGTCGCCGGATCGTATTCTCATGTATGGTCTTCGTTTACTGATTTTCCTCAGGATGACATATATTATACCGGATCTTATCATCTTCAGGCATTCTATGGCTACGAACAGGAGGGTTTTGACTGCCCTTACTACAGTGCCGTGGCTGATATTGACATCCTGCCGGGGCAGACATTGCATCAGGACATGGCGCTACGACCTGTCAGCACGGCCAATACCGTGGCTTTTGACCCGGAGATGTCAGCCGGTTTCAAATCGGTCCGCGCCTATCTTCATGCCGAGGGGGGAGGTTATTTCGGCTATGACACCGCATGCGACGATGTTCTCTATCTCCTTCCGGGGCACACGTCGGTCTATCTTGAACTGACCATGCCCGACGGCCGAGAGGTCGGCTACAAGGCTTTTGAGATAGCGCAGACTGAGAGCGGTGTGCTTTATGAATATCGCTTCACGATTGACAGTAGCGGTGGCTACCCGGTGGTCACATGTACGGTAGGTTCGGAAAGCGTCTCACGCACCATTGACAGCGCTTTCATTGCAGCGATGCCCCTCAACTGA